A genomic window from Polaribacter gangjinensis includes:
- the menD gene encoding 2-succinyl-5-enolpyruvyl-6-hydroxy-3-cyclohexene-1-carboxylic-acid synthase codes for MYPKKELAQLIISGCHQFGIETVVISPGSRNAPLTIGFVNHPSIKTLSVVDERCAAFFALGIAQQTQKPVAILCTSGSALLNYYPAIAEAFYSNIPLIVLSTDRPKHLIDIGDGQTIRQENVFENHVLFSANLVESDRFKTKNAQLFGEALQLAISQKGPVHVNIPFDEPLYEVTDELQKFHFPHISMSSLDNNHIDYEYFAKIWNTASKKMILVGVNYPDEKLHHLMDLYADDESVLILTETTSNLHHEKAINSIDQLIFSLNDEEFESLRPEVLITFGGMIVSKKIKSFLRKYTPNHHWNIDEKKATNTFFCLSEFIQINPTDFFAHFNTLVSNTTSDYQSKWLKIRDEKRIKHTEFLSTLIHSDFKVFEQVLASIPENSQLQISNSAIIRYAQLFTISSTLNVFCNRGTSGIDGSTSTAIGAAFGSKKRTVFITGDLSFFYDSNGLWNKNIPKNFRIILINNSGGGIFKIIPGPKSTNVLDYFETPHCLTAEHLAKMFEFEYLKAFSTETVQESLISFYNSSEKPKILEIFTPSNENSHILSQYFKFIQ; via the coding sequence GCGCAATTGATTATTTCTGGCTGTCATCAGTTTGGTATTGAGACAGTTGTGATTTCTCCGGGCTCAAGAAATGCGCCTTTAACGATAGGTTTTGTAAATCATCCATCCATCAAAACGTTGAGCGTGGTTGATGAACGCTGTGCTGCATTTTTTGCACTCGGAATTGCGCAACAAACGCAAAAACCTGTGGCTATTTTATGCACTTCAGGCTCTGCATTATTGAATTATTACCCAGCAATTGCTGAAGCTTTTTACAGCAATATTCCACTAATTGTTTTATCTACTGATAGACCAAAACATTTGATTGATATTGGAGATGGACAAACCATTCGTCAAGAAAATGTATTTGAAAATCACGTACTTTTTTCGGCAAATTTGGTAGAAAGTGATCGTTTTAAAACCAAAAATGCTCAATTATTTGGAGAAGCTTTGCAATTAGCGATTTCCCAAAAAGGACCTGTTCATGTAAATATTCCTTTTGATGAGCCTTTGTACGAAGTTACTGATGAATTACAAAAGTTTCATTTTCCACACATTTCAATGAGTTCTTTAGATAATAATCATATTGATTATGAGTATTTTGCGAAAATTTGGAATACTGCCTCTAAGAAAATGATTTTGGTTGGCGTGAATTATCCTGATGAAAAATTACACCATTTGATGGATTTGTATGCTGATGATGAAAGTGTGTTGATTTTAACAGAAACTACCTCCAATTTACATCACGAAAAAGCAATAAATTCTATTGATCAATTGATTTTTTCATTGAATGATGAAGAATTTGAATCATTAAGACCTGAAGTTTTGATTACGTTTGGAGGCATGATTGTTTCCAAAAAAATAAAATCATTTTTACGAAAATACACGCCCAATCATCATTGGAATATTGATGAGAAAAAGGCAACTAACACTTTTTTCTGTTTATCAGAATTTATTCAAATAAATCCTACTGATTTTTTTGCACATTTCAACACATTAGTTTCAAATACAACTTCTGATTATCAATCAAAATGGTTGAAAATTAGAGATGAAAAAAGGATAAAACATACTGAATTTTTATCAACTTTAATTCATTCTGATTTTAAGGTTTTTGAGCAAGTTTTGGCGAGTATTCCTGAAAATTCGCAATTGCAAATTAGCAATAGCGCCATTATTAGATATGCGCAATTGTTTACGATTTCATCCACTTTAAATGTGTTTTGTAATAGAGGTACAAGTGGTATTGATGGTAGTACAAGTACTGCAATTGGAGCTGCTTTTGGGAGTAAAAAACGAACTGTTTTTATTACAGGTGATTTGAGTTTTTTCTATGATAGCAATGGGTTGTGGAATAAGAATATTCCTAAAAACTTCCGAATTATTTTGATTAATAATTCAGGTGGAGGAATTTTTAAAATTATTCCAGGACCAAAAAGTACTAATGTGTTGGATTATTTTGAAACGCCTCATTGTTTAACTGCAGAGCATTTGGCTAAAATGTTTGAATTCGAATATTTGAAAGCTTTTTCCACAGAAACTGTACAAGAATCATTAATTTCGTTTTATAATTCGTCTGAAAAACCAAAAATTTTAGAAATTTTTACCCCAAGTAACGAAAACAGTCACATTTTAAGTCAATATTTTAAATTTATACAATAA